A genomic window from Triticum urartu cultivar G1812 chromosome 7, Tu2.1, whole genome shotgun sequence includes:
- the LOC125525242 gene encoding copper-transporting ATPase PAA1, chloroplastic codes for MDPATPLLAISRAISSRSRSFPATSPHNILLRGRPLTAPLGRAPVFAASAQRRSVNGDVLLLSLARLALRGPASPRRWFASVSASPLASTGPPGGGCGRGNGDGGGGGDGGGDGWKRPRASQGTAVAEEAAGLEADTIILDVGGMSCGGCAASVKRILENEPQVVSATVNLATEMAVVWAVPEDRAVQDWKLQLGEKLASQLTTCGYKSSQRDSSKVSSQNVFERKMGEKLQNLKQSGRELAVSWALCAVCLLGHISHLFGVNAPLVHLFHSTGFHLSLSIFTFIGPGRRLIIDGIKSLFKGSPNMNTLVGLGALSSFAVSSVAAFIPKLGWKTFFEEPIMLIAFVLLGKNLEQRAKLKAASDMTGLLNILPSKARLMVDNDAEQSSFTEVPCGTLAVGDYILVLPGDRIPADGLVKAGRSTVDESSLTGEPMPVTKIAGAEVSAGSINLNGKLTVEVRRPGGETVMSDILHLVEEAQTREAPVQRLADKVAGNFTYGVMALSSATFMFWSIFGSQFVPAAIQQGSAMSLALQLSCSVLVIACPCALGLATPTAVLVGTSLGATRGLLLRGGDVLEKFAEVDAIVFDKTGTLTIGKPVVTKVIASHSEGGVNTKDYWNNEWTEGDILSLAAGVESNTNHPLGKAIMEAAQAANCINMKAKDGSFMEEPGSGAVATIGEKQVSVGTLDWIRRHGVVRDPFHEAESFGQSVAYVAVDGTLAGLICFEDKIREDSHQVISALSKQGISVYMLSGDKESAAMNVASVVGIQLDKVISEVKPHEKKKFISELQKEHKLVAMVGDGINDAAALALADVGIAMGGGVGAASDVSSVVLMGNRLSQLVDALELSKETMRTVKQNLWWAFLYNIVGLPVAAGALLPVTGTMLTPSIAGALMGFSSVSVMANSLLLRARMSSRHHVQSRQKPHNTISGVSDGADEVEQSYPSKWRST; via the exons ATGGACCCGGCCACGCCCCTCCTCGCCATCTCCAGGGCTATCTCCTCCCGCTCCAGGTCGTTCCCCGCCACGTCCCCGCACAACATCCTCCTCCGCGGCCGCCCCCTCACGGCCCCACTCGGCCGCGCCCCTGTCTTCGCCGCTTCCGCCCAGCGTCGCTCCGTGAACGGCGACGTGCTCCTCCTCTCGCTCGCGCGCCTAGCGCTCCGCGGCCCGGCCTCCCCTCGCCGCTGGTTCGCGAGCGTCTCGGCTTCCCCCCTTGCGTCGACCGGTCCTCCCGGTGGCGGGTGCGGTAGGGGGAATGGAGATGGAGGGGGCGGCGGTGATGGAGGCGGCGATGGGTGGAAGCGGCCGCGTGCTTCCCAGGGGACGGCGGTGGCAGAGGAAGCGGCAGGGCTGGAAGCCGATACCATAATCCTTGACGTTGGG GGGATGTCGTGTGGGGGATGTGCAGCAAGCGTTAAACGCATTTTGGAGAATGAG CCCCAGGTGGTGTCTGCAACTGTCAACCTTGCTACTGAGATGGCAGTTGTGTGGGCTGTGCCGGAAGATAGAGCTGTACAGGATTGGAAACTGCAGTTGGGTGAGAAGCTCGCTAGCCAGTTGACAACATGTGGGTACAAATCCAGCCAGCGAG ATTCTTCGAAAGTCAGTTCACAGAATGTTTTTGAAAGAAAGATGGGCGAAAAACTGCAAAATCTGAAGCAAAGTG GTCGAGAACTTGCTGTATCTTGGGCACTATGTGCTGTTTGCCTACTGGGACATATTTCTCATCTCTTTGGAGTTAATGCACCATTGGTGCACCTGTTTCATTCCACTGGATTCCATTTGTCTCTCTCAATATTTACATTTATTGGGCCTGGACGAAGACTAATTATTGATGGAATAAAGAGTCTATTCAAGGGTTCTCCAAACATGAATACGTTGGTTGGTTTAGGTGCTCTGTCATCTTTTGCTGTCAGCTCAGTTGCAGCCTTCATTCCAAAGCTG GGATGGAAGACATTTTTTGAGGAACCAATTATGTTGATAGCTTTTGTTCTTCTAGGGAAGAATCTTGAGCAGAGGGCGAAGTTAAAAGCTGCTAGTGATATGACCGGATTGCTCAATATACTTCCATCAAAAGCACGCCTAATGGTGGATAATGATGCAGAGCAATCATCATTCACAGAGGTCCCATGTGGTACTCTTGCTGTTGGGGACTATATATTAGTGCTGCCTGGG GACCGCATTCCAGCCGATGGACTTGTGAAAGCTGGAAGAAGTACAGTTGACGAGTCAAGTTTGACAGGTGAACCTATGCCGGTAACTAAGATTGCAGGG GCAGAAGTATCAGCGGGAAGCATTAACTTAAACGGTAAACTGACAGTTGAAGTTCGACGACCTGGCGGTGAGACTGTCATGTCTGACATACTTCACTTAGTGGAAGAAGCACAGACAAGGGAAGCCCCTGTTCAGCGATTAGCTGACAAG GTTGCCGGGAACTTTACATATGGCGTTATGGCGCTTTCTTCTGCTACCTTTATGTTCTGGAGTATTTTTGGTTCACAATTTGTACCTGCTGCTATCCAGCAGGGAAGTGCAATGTCTCTGGCTTTGCAGCTTTCTTGCAGTGTTCTG GTAATTGCTTGCCCATGTGCTCTTGGTCTTGCCACACCCACTGCAGTGCTG GTTGGTACTTCGTTAGGTGCAACGAGAGGACTTCTTTTACGTGGTGGGGATGTTTTGGAGAAATTCGCGGAAGTTGATGCCATTGTGTTTGATAAGACCGGAACTTTAACAATTGGGAAACCTGTAGTGACAAAAGTAATAGCTTCTCACAGCGAGGGAGGTGTAAATACAAA AGATTACTGGAACAATGAATGGACAGAAGGTGACATTCTTAGTTTGGCTGCTGGAGTAGAATCAAATACAAACCATCCACTTGGAAAAGCGATCATGGAAGCTGCCCAGGCTGCCAATTGCATCAATATGAAG GCAAAGGATGGGTCCTTTATGGAAGAACCAGGGTCTGGTGCTGTGGCTACGATTGGTGAGAAACAGGTTTCGGTTGGGACATTAGACTGGATTAGGAG GCATGGTGTTGTTCGTGACCCATTTCATGAAGCAGAAAGTTTTGGTCAGTCTGTTGCATATGTAGCAGTTGACGGTACTCTAGCTGGTCTTATTTGTTTCGAGGACAAGATCAGAGAAGATTCTCATCAAGTTATCAGTGCCCTGTCTAAGCAAGGAATTAGTGTGTATATGTTATCTGGGGACAAGGAGAGTGCTGCTATGAATGTTGCTTCAGTTGTTGGCATTCAGTTAGACAAG GTGATTTCTGAAGTTAAACCACATGAGAAAAAGAAGTTCATATCTGAACTTCAAAAGGAGCACAAGTTAGTTGCGATGGTTGGTGATGGCATCAATGATGCTGCAGCCCTAGCTTTAGCTGATGTTGGAATCGCAATGGGTGGGGGTGTTGGTGCAGCTAGTGATGTATCTTCAGTTGTTCTCATGGGTAATAGGTTATCTCAG CTTGTTGATGCTTTAGAGTTAAGTAAAGAAACCATGAGAACAGTGAAGCAAAATCTTTGGTGGGCTTTTCTGTATAACATT GTTGGGCTACCCGTTGCTGCTGGAGCATTGCTGCCCGTGACGGGTACGATGCTGACCCCGTCAATAGCTGGAGCACTGATGGGTTTTAGTTCAGTCAGCGTGATGGCCAATTCCTTGCTTTTGAGGGCGAGGATGAGTTCAAGGCATCATGTTCAGAGCAGACAAAAGCCTCACAACACCATTTCTGGTGTGTCAGACGGAGCTGATGAGGTAGAGCAAAGTTATCCATCAAAATGGAGGAGTACCTGA